A stretch of DNA from Toxotes jaculatrix isolate fToxJac2 chromosome 15, fToxJac2.pri, whole genome shotgun sequence:
taagaaaaacaaatctaaaataGTTACAACACATTAGCTCCACCATGATCAGCTGTGACATTAAAATGCATCAACATCAACAATCCACTGATACATATTATAAACCACTGTAAAACCAGTCACTCTGCATTATTTATACTTTTACCTTTGATACCTTATGTGCATTCAACTCATAATAATACTTCCACACTTTTacctgaataaaatatttaatttaggACTTGTAATGTATAACgagcatttttacattgtggtattgGTGCTTCAAAATTCTCAGTACTCCTTCCACCACTGCTTTTATACCTCACATTCTGAGTACATGTGGGGCACCCGTAGAGCTCATAATGGTCTCTGACGCTTTGAGCCTTTGTTAACTTTTGCTGCAACCACcaattataatttcattttccttcttgCATTTTTAGTTCTTTCCACCCAAGCTTCTGCATACTTTAGTCTAACTAGGTGACTAACTCACCCAGTCAATCCCTCAAGCTTTCAACGGGCAGACTTCAACTTCCTCTGATAGAATGTAGTAACATTAAATACAGTCATCTAAGTGGTTGGTTAATTAATTGCCATGTGCAGATTTATTGGAGTGACACTGTCACCAGCCTGATTAAACTTCCACAATCAGTTTACCTAATAAACCATTTGCACCCAGTAAACAACAGTTTGCTGCAGAGCCAGACCTTTTGGTGGTGGACCACTAGAAGGCCATTGGTCGATGGGGCAGGCTATTTGCATATGCGGGGGCTTATAGTCCCCCAGCAGTCAGAAGTTGAAAACAGTGTTGATTCGAACTGACATAGCACAAGTGTTTGAGACATTTATGACTTTTCTGGGCAGTATTTTATAGCCCCTGAACATGGGTTTTTTCAAGATTGCAGGAGTTGGACCGTGCATGGTGCttgctttatttttatacaCTGTTCAGTGTACAACTACAAAGTATTTCACCTATGAAGAGGATGCACCCGGGACGGAGATAGGCAACTTGTCCCAAGATTTAAAGATTGATCCAGCTGATGACCCTGACACGTCGTTCCGCTTAATGCAAGAAAACAATTCCTCTGTGATTCAAATGAGGGAGAATGACGGACTTCTGAGCGTTTCAGAAACCATCGATAGAGAGTTGCTCTGCCCCAGGTCTCCACGTTGCTTCATCGCCTTCGACATCGTGGCCTTCTCCAGAGAAAAGTTTCAACTCATCCACGTTGAGATCGAGGTAAAAGACATCAACGACCACTCTCCTCGTTTTCCGCGCAACGTGACAAATCTGGAGATAGTGGAAAATGTCCCACTGGAGTCGAGGTTTCCGCTACCGATCGCTCTCGATCAGGATGTGGGTGAAAACTACATTCAGAGCTACACCATTTCTCCCTCCAGTCATTTCGCCATTGACGTGCGCGAAAGAGAGGATGGAGTGAAGTTTGCGGAACTGGTGCTGGTGAGGGAACTCGACAGGGAGGTGGAGGACTCCTACACAATCGAAGTCACTGCATCTGACGGCGGAGAGCCTGCAAAGTCCGGGTCAGTGACTGTAAGTATCAAAGTACTGGACTTCAATGACAACAGCCCGACATTTGAACACAGCTCTCTGAAAGTTGAGCTGAACGAAGACTCTCCGGTAGGTCACCGCGTTCTCAAAGTGCACGCGTTTGACCCCGACGACGGCATTAACGGCGAGGTTACGTACGCGTTTTCTGACGGCTTATCGCCAGAAGCCGCGCGCCTTTTCCACGTCGACCCTTACTCCGGTGACGTGACCTTGAAGGCGCTGGTTGATTTTGAGAAGAGGAGGTCGTACGAGCTGAACATCAAAGCCTCCGATTTAGGCGCGAACTCTGTCCCATCCAGCTGCAAAGTTGTGATAGATATCGTGGACGTGAATGACAACGCGCCTGAAATCAGCATCAAACCGATGACCTCCAGCAGTGATGGAGTCGCCTACatcacagaagcagcagctgcagagagttTCGTGGCTCTGATCAGCACCTCGGACAGAGACTCTGGCTCCAACGGGTACGTGCGCGTCAGCCTGCTCGGGCACGAGCATTTCACCCTCCAGCAGGCATATGGGGACACTTTCATGATTGTTACCACCACCACTTTAGACAGGGAGAAGATCCCAGAGTACAACTTGACTGTGGTTGCGGAAGATTTTGGAAGCCCGCCTTTTAAAACTGTTAGACACTACACTATCCGTGTGACAGATGAGAATGACAACCCCCCTCTCTTCAGTAAGTCACTTTATGAAGTTTCAGTCCTGGAGAATAATATTCCAGGTTCATATGTAACCACCGTTGTTGCCCGAGATCCTGATGTGGGAAAGAATGCCAAAGTCTCTTACAAACTCTTAGATTCAGAGGTGTCAGAAGGATCCCCAGTGTCCACTTATTTTTCTATAGATTCAGTCTCAGGGTCTTTGTTTACTTTAAGGTCTTTTGATTATGAGACTCTTCAGCAGATTGAGCTGGTAATCCAAGCAGAAGACAAaggctctccctctctttcaagCACGTCAACAATCAGGATCAGAGTTGTGGATCAGAATGACAACTATCCATACTTCACCTTCCCCGTCCTCCTGAACGACTCTGCTGATGTCCCTCTGCCTTTTAACGCACCTGCTGGCTATCTTGCCCTCCGCGTATCAGCTGAAGATGAGGACGAGGGAATGAATGGCGAGCTCTCCTACCAAATTGTGCAAGGTGACCCAAAGGTTTTCACGATGAACAAAGACACCGGAGAGATTGCTTTAAAACAATGGCTGACAGCTGAAATCGGAGACGTGCTGGAAATTAAAATCGCAGTGAGTGACAATGGCAGGTCCCCGCTCTCTAGCAGTGCCACTATTAGGTTTGTTGTTTCAGACTCTGAGCCCTCTGAAGACCAAGTTGTCATTGTGTTGCGGTCAAGTGACGAAGaaggctccagcttggatggctcactaattatcattattatgcTCAGTGGGGGTTGTGCATTGTTGCTGATTGCAATAGTGGTTGTTGTTGTCACATGCAAACTCAGCCGCGGGGGGAGAAGCCGTGGCACCAAGAGAGAAGTGTGTCACAGCTTGTTCGACAGCAGGCCCATGCCCATGCTAGTCTCGACAGAACCAAACATATACACAGGTCAACAAGGCTTCTTCCATGAGAGGACCTCTTCATCTCTGGATGATTCCTGCCTATATGAGGAGAGGAGCGGGGACTCAGAGACAAAGGTGAGCCAACTACAgtatttctttcattctttcattttttattttcattatgcaTATGATGTTCCCAAGTGATGCCTTGATCTTTGTGCCAGAAATGGAAACTAagctctctgctgtcattttgtttgttctcttaGATGTTCCTGCCCTCCAAGCATTTCCAACCAACGTCTGTGTGGCAAGGTGACAAGTACTGCTTGCAAGTGAGGTAAGACAactaaatgtaatttcttttctCAGATAGGATGTGCTTTATTCACAGTCAAATCTCACTGAACAGAGAAGGTACTTAACATGCACCATGCATACATTTTTCTGCTTGTGGCATTGTTGTGAAAATGAGGTTAGATGGGTAGCAAAGAGACAGGCAGGCCGTGCATGAAAAAAAGACGTCAATAATCAAGCTAATGTGGTGCAGTGGTGGCTCATACTGTATCTGTTGATTGTATTTTCAGTGGCATTGGCAACACTGATCAGCTGAGTGTGAAGGACAGTGGCAAAGGGGACAGTGACTTCAACGACAGTGACTCTGATATCAGCGGCGACGGAGGCAAGAAGAACTTCAGTACCTTCCAACCGAGGCTaaaaagtgagttttccactCTTGAGTTTTGAAGTTCTGACATCACACGctgctgaataaaacataaacattcaCCAGAATgacataaatgataaatggaGGTAATGTAATATCTGCATCAACAATTTCTCatccttatttttatttcctttcatttttatcGCAGGTTCATCCAGCGCTGCTAACAGCTTATCTGGGGATTGCCAAGGCACCTACTGTGCAATACCATCACAGAGCTTCAGAGCCCCCAgagacaacacatacacaatagGCTTCTCCCCAGTGCCGGTCTTCAACAATCCTCATGCTTATCCCCAGTCTTGGAAGGACTCTGGTTATGGTACAAATCGGCCAAAATCAAGGAGCAGCATGCAGACCTTCTCCAGGACTGGGACCCTACCTTCCTACttttcacagcaacagcatgacactggtgctggtgctgctgaAATCTATAAGCAGAGTCCAAATATTGTAACTGTGGCTACGGCATTAGAGGTCGCAACtatcttttaaaacaaactgttgATAAACTGATTAAGATGTTCCCTGGAAGatgtaaatatttgtaaaacttATTCTAATTATAtgatgtgtatatatacagtacatagtaAACTAGTACATATATTTCAGTATACTGCATGCAATGATTCACActgatgtttctttttccaaTAAAAAGGTgtttgaaataatgaaaaatgtaatttatttggTGATTTTCTCAAATATGATGACGTGACTCATGTAATGAGACGAGACAATGAATCATTCGAATTGAGAATTATAACATTTTGAAGATAAAATATAATTCCCTTGCCATCAGAAATCCCAGTCTGAATTTGTAAACATGTAGAACTCTTCACCCAGTTTGAGTCTACATGATCAAGACGCAAGTCAGTGATGATCAGACGTAAAATCTCAAGCTGCACCGTTACCTGGGAGACTGGCTTTGAAGACTCCTAGGTTGCTCAGTTGAGTTTCTTGCATGCAAATGAGAGAGTCGAGCTGGTACTCAAGTGGAAAATAAAGTATAAACCGTTATTTCTACAAAATCATGGCGGGTGCTGTCACACCTGCTTCAGGTCTTTCGCATAATTTACATCACTGCACACAACACAGTACAACATGTGTTAGGTCGCTCGACAAATTCCTGACTGCCATTTCTTGCTCTTAGGGGGCGAATGTTCAGCTTTTGTATACAAATTCATCTTAACCCAGAAAAATGGGACAAAATATACACATGGTGAAATACAGTTTTTTCATGTAACTCTTCCTCTGAGTACTCTGCCACTGAGAGGAACTTGCTTGCCTAGCTGTACTGGCATATTTGCAGAACTGGTCACTGTTCTGAAGTTTAATTCAACCATAAATATGTAGGGCAACTGCAGGCTCTCGTTGGTCCCGAATGATTTATTGATGAGACATTGATGAGTTTTAAAAACCATAACCAACGCTGACAAACATCAACCTAAAAACAGGTTATCAGTTCTCAGTCTTTTGTATTACTTTTGTATGACACTGTTTTAAATCTTAAAGCACATGTTTTTACTTACATCTCCCTAATTAGAGCAGCAATAGGATCAAATGAAAGTAAATCCAGGACACACAGTTGCAAGAAAGTCTGTAAATAAATTATGCAAGATAAAATCAATTAAATACATCTCTCAATCAAGGGACAATGTCCATGGGGAAGTGCAGTGGGTTTTCATCAACAACTTCAAATGTACAGACCTTCTTTAATATTGCGTTTCATCAACATTTTTAGAATCTGCTCATAAGCTGAGAAACTGGAAGGCCAATGGAAAATATGCATTTTGAACAATATTCAATACCTGCTGATTCTCATCTGCTCAAGTTTGTCGCAGTATTCTGTCCTTGTTATTTttaaggtcactttaaatgagTCTGTGATGTGTGAAAGTAAATGAGACAAGAGTAAAGGGCTATTGCAAATTGCATAACAGTCATCTAAGGGCCAGTCCCGAGGAGCAAATAAATACTTTCCAAATCTGCTGCCAAGGAAGAGCTATCAGTAGAAGCTGATGGCAGCACAagccatttcttttttcctgttttctgttcatctgcAGGAAAAGGGGGCTAAGAGCCATGCTCATTTGCATAAGCATAAATACCTGCTTTTGTGGTTTTTGATAGCTGTGATAAAAGAGGGAACAGAGTGGATTAGATGGCTTTTACATAACTATAAATCACTTAACAGAGTTCTCACACGTTACCGCAATATGCCTCAGGAACAGAGGATGATGTTCAAAACGAATTCCATATTTACGCTGACCTGAccagacatttttatttaatacttCTATTCTGCAAAGTCACTACAGTATGGAAATTGCAAAGttattaactttattttagGCATCGAGTCCACAGAGGTTTCAAGGCCATGCAGTGCAAAAGGCAAGCAATAAGAAAGAAGGTCATATTTGTGCCCCCAGTGATGTGCACTGGTCTGACAGATAGCCAATTGTACACAGAGGGAAAATGCATTTATCAATCAATACAATATAGTTCCCTTCATCATTGCTTTATATGCTCCTTGTAGGTCAAATAGTTGTGCAATGACCTGACAATTTGTGCCACAAGGTATATTCATTTGCgcagtgtgtgtgcctgtttgaaAAGCCATTGCTGACAGACACTGTATTCATTCATATCCAAATGGACTTCACATTAATATCAGCTCTCACAGCGCATTTGAAATCTCCCCAGGTAATAGAAATGAATGTTTTAGAGCCGGATTTCAGCTCATCAGAAGTCCGCCGACAAATGAGTCAGAACTGCAGACGTCATTTCTAGCCTCCACACCTGTTGGTGTTAGATTTATTAATAACGAATGGCTAACTGTATGATtgtgatgatgtttttatgGTATCTTAGCATCTAAACTTTGGGGCACAATTCTGCATTGTACCCAGCATGTAAAGCTGGAGCCTCTCTGAATCGATATCATTTGGTGCTTCGGGCCCACCCCGCAATGCAATGTTTTGTACTGCTTGcacctcatcttcatctttgtCTCAACTGCCAAGTGTATATATTGACTTTTGGATGCTTTGAATTGTGGGgctgatgtggaaaaaaataacacaatttGTTTTCCACTTGACAGTTTTTCTTGAGAGATAAGATGAATCTATGTTCATTTACCATAAAGATGTAGTCTGCATCATTTACATATCAAACCAAGTTCAATCCCACATTGATGTCTGGTACTTTAGGATAGTTAAAATATGAGACCTGTGGAAGGGGAAAGCAACAATTTCTACTAAACACTATGTTGTGGATAAAACTTTTCCTCTGTGAGAAGCCTTGATTTGTGCTTTTGTAACCTCAACACACAGTATGCATATAACCGTGACAGTGAAAGGAAACTTCCAAGTTACTTGAGTTCTGAAACCATAATTTCATTAATCATTCTCCAGGCCAGCACAGGTACTGAAAGTAATTCAAATgaatagtttgatattttggaaaatatgcttaCTAGcttaagtgtatttcccaaaatgtggaactgtttgctttcctctgttttcttgcaaacttgaattaaaaaaaaaaagaaaaaaaaaatcttcttataCTAATCTGAGCTGAAGATCCTTTTCTCTCTATGACAAATTATGCCATGTGCTCATGCCTGAGATAACAGAGAGATGTTGCAGAGGGAATCTGGGTCCAAGGTTTGCAATGCAACCACCAGGCTGCCCACTGAACTACATGTCAGGGCCTCAGTCTGTGGTCACAGGGTGCTGCCTTCAGCTGCGCTGCAGTTCTTCCTGCACCAGCTtctttacacttcagttttacataattcaatttcaattcttTCCAACTCTGAGCCGCATTGTTTATAATTTGTTTAGCTGCCACTTCGTCACATATGACTTTTGGTTTGTTAAAGGCATGCTGTTGATGATGTAAGATGTATTTTGAAGACTCAAAATGTAAGGTTACCTTTGTAATGTGTGTAAACAATACATTAGAACAAAGCTATACTTGATATCGATATGAGGTAGTTTAGGAAATTGCAAAACATTCTAATTAattcaagacaaaaaaataaaaagcatattAATATGGATGGccaaacaattagttgattttgtcttttcataagCATTGTGTTCAGCTGTTATATATTTAATTGAACTGTGGCGGGAGGTGTCACTGATAAGGAGGACTTCTCTAATGACACTGGATATATGGTAGCAGAATGCTACTAAGTCTTATGTGTTTTAGTTAAGGTTAGCCACTGCAATGGCACCATTATAAAAGGGTGATATTAACACATTGCATCATTATTTGAAAACACTGGAATGTGTTAATGCCACGCTATCGTGTGAAATTAACTATTCTTGGAAGTGCAAAGTGGAAGTGATCTTTGCAAAACTGAACATGTTGTAGTTATGTCTGTCCCATAAATGCgacaaaacaaacataaggAACACagtttttgtaccacaaccgttttagtgttatttaggcttaaaattcttacataaatttgCGCGTGGTTACGTtcagtgacagccccatagacaggcactggcagttagctctttgctaaaacatcggctgagctaggcggctacatGCGGAGGCCTCTGGCTACCTCCAGCATTTGACAAGTGCTGCAGTGtacgtgtttgtttgccaatgttcggataggtttttgtgacatatagggcttgttgtagtgtagactggaCTAACCGACCGTCAAAGGAGTCTGTCTTGCAgtttttttcggtaagtaaatttcgcactgttttacctggatgtttgcactaattagtaccggcatattttgccgctggcttatgacttaattgccgatttatggtcgctgctaatacagacagaggacatgagCAGCtcatgttaggaacgctgttgtgttccgtgctctcagagtccgtttattgcgggaatactaagctacaattttatttcgtctcatttttctgtaccctgcagctccacctaaaacctctctatctgaaacagtcatgtttaaaacacagcagcaacatcaggatctctgttgtatgctgtgtgtcgccgtcgtacggggtcgagctagtcagGTAGGACTCGGGGAGTGTCGTGTGGTGGATATAGCTGCGTGtggctgccgcttagcttgttagcctagctgattagctgattagccgaTTAGCCTTGGGCTAGCtctgttgctccgagctaagtgatCGGGTTCTCGGCCgtctgacccgtagagtaaccgcctcttcgccaaatatggaaagtacacttccactaaaatccaagatggcgcagcgcaaatgcccatggtttggtcacaaaaccgactccccgaaaccaatgggtgacgtcacgggtgcgacgtccatgttttatacagtctatgcttTAGATAAAGATAACAAATGAGGTGCTGTGTGACATTCTCTCTAGACATCTGTGCTTGTATGATTTTGAATTTagtaatttgatttgattgataCATTTTTGGTGTATTTATTGCCTTAATGTGACATGTTAGATTTCTTTCATATTTCGGCTGTCTGCTGTCAGATACAGATaatgaaaaggagagagaaggaacgAGATAGTAACATCAGAGATGGTAAAACGAATCCAAAGGTTCATTTCAAGGGAAATGTTGCTAGATGATATGATACAGAGGTCTTGCAGCCATTTCAGCTTTGCCATCAATCATCACTGTTTTTACAAATTCGTAAATGTTCAAGACTGAGGTAAATGGCAGGTGTTCAGTAATGCTCTGGACACGAGTTAGTTTAAAAGGAGGCTGGTTGTGTTGATAGTTACAGTATGCAACTTATGTAGCTGTATGCCCCTTTAAAATATTAACTTATAAGACATTTTGTTTCTGAGCAGAATATTCTGCAAACTGTGCATCAGATTCATGCAGGTGGAGTAAACTTGCATAGCCCCTCACTGgttatttgagaaaaaaaatgttacagccTGATTCATCAATAGATGCTATACTGTATTTTGCCTATGGCAGCACTAAGCAACATTACCCATGTCTGTCTGCTCTATTTTGGTTCTTATACCACTAGGGGGAAACATCATGCTATGCAACCTCAAAAAATTACAGGCTACCCAAACATCATTCATTCGTGTGGGCTGCAGCTGTACATACAGGAAGCTGGGCAAGATGTGATGTGAACAATATGAATCAACAAACTAAATGCCATATTCAGTTTATTGCTGTTGGGATTGGTTCAATAGAACTAGAAAATCTTTCTCTGCCAAAGCGGGGAAATGTAATTCATGAGCTCTTAATGGAGTTCTTCTGAGTGTCAAGGGAAGTCTGTGTGTTCAACAATGGCATCAGGTAATGTAGGAGTAATGTGTCAGtgctttcacatttttgttgctttttcagATGTGTTCCTTCTTTGTACGGCTAGTGCATTCAGTGACAGGTTCACCAGACAGAAGCATTGTCCTGTTTACATAATTTCATTAAGAGCTGCAAGTGATTTAAATATCTCAGTCAAGGGTGGCATCATCTGGAGGGTTAAGGATATGTTGCATTCAAGCCTGGTGAACAAACAAAGTGTGAGTACATTTTGATGGGCTCTGGCAATCAGACCACTGAGTGCTCATTTTCAGCTGAAGCACATCTACGAATAATTCAGTGCCATAAATCCCATACTCCgctcttttatctttatcttacACAGAACCAAAAGCCCGACCCACACAGTGTATATAGAAAGAAATTAATATTCtacttttcctcctttttctgtaAATCATATTCATGATTCCATAAAAAACACTCGAGCTAACTTATTCACATTCCTATTGAGCATATTTACAATATTgcacaacaaaaaaattcaaatctcAATTGGGCTTGTACAGGATGAGCTGTTATTGTGCATTTTTATAACAACAAACACCATCGCATGCATGACTGAACAGAGTATTCTGAATGTTACCTCTGTGACAGAAGaggcaacaaaaaaataacaataaacattAGTGATCTCTCTCTAAGCCTCTTTGTCATCTGGCGTCTATATGAACCAGTTGAAAAACAGAAGGCTTCATCTCATCAGGGTGACAGCCATAGGAATATTAATTTAGTTTATCACTGAATAAATGTACACATGGAGTCACTGCTGCTTTTCCACCCCAGTAACCTGACTGGTCGACCTCTGTCTTAAACAGTAATGGCACCGCCTGCAGTTGTCTTTCTGCAGAGTGTGTCAGCTCACACGTAGAGCTTTGGTCCTGAGCTGATAATGATAAATCTGTGCCAGTTGTTCACCAGTTGATTGTGGTTTACTGCTGAGCAGGGAGAGTGTCTCATTGTGTCAGAGTGGGCCGTCATGGAGACAGCTGCCAAAGGAAACAGAGCCTTTTTGCTGTTCTCTGCTATATGGAAGAGAAAattagggagagagagagtgaaggggagagagagaaagaaagggagcaCAGAATAATATGTTGCATCAATCAGTCTAAATGACTTGCTTATGTAATTAGCtaacaatgttttgtttctccGGTTCCCTGAAGTTATTAGTGGTTCACAGTTAACCTTGAAGTAATTGGAAAGGCTTGGTTGACGTTCTGTATGAGACTGAGGATGGcttccctcctctttcatgTTGCTACAGTATTCATGAATTAGTTTCCTGTCACTTTACAGTACAGCCTAATACTAATTGGTGGTGAGATATATGGGTTATTCACATCCCACAAGGTGGCAtgctgttttccttccttcccgACATTAACATGACTGAGAATTGTCGAAACGAATAACATGGTGTTGCTCGGGTAATACTGCTGCACAAATTACACCTTCCTTGAAAATGGCATAACCTCTAACATAAATTTAAACACTAGAGCTCTGTAGCCACTGCTTCTTCAACTAGTCcctgacattttaatttgatgCTTCATCTGCAATTAGACATGCACTGCATGGCCAAtggcttatttttatttagtgaGAATCAAACATTCACTTTGGACTGCTCTTAATTTGAAAAGAGAGACTAAGCCAGACTTGGTGTAGAGGTTTTACCCTCAGTTCTTATTAAGTATTAATAAGTTGGACAGTGtttcactgaaaaatgaatttagCTGTCATAGTTGTGACGA
This window harbors:
- the pcdh8 gene encoding protocadherin-8, with product MGFFKIAGVGPCMVLALFLYTVQCTTTKYFTYEEDAPGTEIGNLSQDLKIDPADDPDTSFRLMQENNSSVIQMRENDGLLSVSETIDRELLCPRSPRCFIAFDIVAFSREKFQLIHVEIEVKDINDHSPRFPRNVTNLEIVENVPLESRFPLPIALDQDVGENYIQSYTISPSSHFAIDVREREDGVKFAELVLVRELDREVEDSYTIEVTASDGGEPAKSGSVTVSIKVLDFNDNSPTFEHSSLKVELNEDSPVGHRVLKVHAFDPDDGINGEVTYAFSDGLSPEAARLFHVDPYSGDVTLKALVDFEKRRSYELNIKASDLGANSVPSSCKVVIDIVDVNDNAPEISIKPMTSSSDGVAYITEAAAAESFVALISTSDRDSGSNGYVRVSLLGHEHFTLQQAYGDTFMIVTTTTLDREKIPEYNLTVVAEDFGSPPFKTVRHYTIRVTDENDNPPLFSKSLYEVSVLENNIPGSYVTTVVARDPDVGKNAKVSYKLLDSEVSEGSPVSTYFSIDSVSGSLFTLRSFDYETLQQIELVIQAEDKGSPSLSSTSTIRIRVVDQNDNYPYFTFPVLLNDSADVPLPFNAPAGYLALRVSAEDEDEGMNGELSYQIVQGDPKVFTMNKDTGEIALKQWLTAEIGDVLEIKIAVSDNGRSPLSSSATIRFVVSDSEPSEDQVVIVLRSSDEEGSSLDGSLIIIIMLSGGCALLLIAIVVVVVTCKLSRGGRSRGTKREVCHSLFDSRPMPMLVSTEPNIYTGQQGFFHERTSSSLDDSCLYEERSGDSETKMFLPSKHFQPTSVWQGDKYCLQVSGIGNTDQLSVKDSGKGDSDFNDSDSDISGDGGKKNFSTFQPRLKSSSSAANSLSGDCQGTYCAIPSQSFRAPRDNTYTIGFSPVPVFNNPHAYPQSWKDSGYGTNRPKSRSSMQTFSRTGTLPSYFSQQQHDTGAGAAEIYKQSPNIVTVATALEVATIF